The genomic interval CGTTCATTGGCAATGTGTTCTTCAATGCCTATCCGACTACGTATATTGCCATTGCATTAGTCATCGCCCTATTTTCTTATTTGTTTAAGACCTCAGGTGGACTAAGGCTTCGTTCTGTTGGTGAACATCCAAGCGCAGCAGACACGGTTGGAATAAAAGTAAATCGCACACGCTATATCGCTGTTATTTTAAGCGGATCACTTGCAGCTCTTGGCGGAGCAACGATTGTACTTACCTCAAATGGTAACTTTGCTTTTAATACCATTTCAGGACAAGGCTATATTGCGCTTGCGGCTGTTATTTTTGGAAAATGGAATCCGATTGGCGTGATGCTTGCTTCACTATTTTTTGGCTTAGCCCAAGCAGCAAAGGACCAATTGCAAATCTTTGATTTTGCTGCTAGCATTCCAAATGAGTTCTTCTATATGTTTCCATACGTCTTAACATTACTCGTATTAATTGGAGCAGTAGGGAAAGCTCGTTCACCCAAAGCATTAGGGGAACCCTATGATGTTGGGAAACGATAAAAGGTGGTTATACACTTGGGAAGTCGATTGCAGAAAATGTTCCATATTGAAAAAGAAAACACGACGGTACGTACGGAGTTAGTTGCAGGAACAACTTCATTTATGACGGTTGCCTATATCATTGCGGTCAATGGAGCCATCTTGCAGCTAGCCGGCATGCCTTATGAAGCAGCTACGATTGTTACAGTAATCTGCTCTTTTATCGGTTGTATGCTGATGGCGCTTTGGGCGAAGTCACCGTTAATTCTCGTGCCTGGGATGGGAGACAATGCATTTTTTGTTTTCACATTGGTATTCTCGTTAGGACTTACGTGGCAGCAAGCACTTGCAGCAGTATTTTTGGCGGGTATTGTATTTATGTTAACTGCGGTAACGAAAGGGGCCGACTATTTATCGCGCTCGATCCCGACGTCGATGATTAACGCCATGACCGCCGGTATTGGTCTTTTTATTGCTTTTCTAGGCTTGAAAAATGGGGGGATCATCGTTGCGAGCGAAGGAACTTTCGTTACTTTGGCTAAGCTGAGTGATCCTTATGCCCTAACGACGATATTGACTTTATTGATTGCGATTCCGCTTTTCATGCGAAATGTAAAAGGCAGCTTTTTAATTGCTATTATCGCAGGTACAGGCATTGGTGCGCTGCTTGGTATCGTCGATTTTTCAACATTACGTGATTTTAGTATTTCCTTTAATGGGTACGGAGAGTTGTTTTTTGCCTTGGACTTTAGCGGGATCGGCACGCTTAATTTTTGGACAGCCGTTTTTTCGCTATCGATGGTCATTATTTTTCAAAATATGGGCGCCCAGCTTGGGATGCTTCCAGACAAGGCGAAGTTCCGCAGGTCTTTTCAGGCTAACTCTGTATCGGTTATAAGTGCAGGTCTTCTGGGTTGTAGTCCGATGACGACAGCAGCTGAGTCTGCAACAGGCATTGCATCAGGCGGGAGAACGGGGCTAACCTCATTTACAACGGGAATTTTGTTTATTCCTGCTTTGTTTATGATTCCGCTTTTCAAAATAATCCCAAACAGTGCAATTGCGCCTGTACTCATCATTGTTGGCTGTCTTATGTTCCAGAGCATTAAGGAGATTCCGTTCAACGATTTTACAGAAGCTTTTCCTGCTTATCTGATGATGGCAATTATGCCGCTATCCTTTAGTATCGCGAACGGGATTGCGTTTGGTTTCATTGCCTACCCAATTCTGAAGCTGGTCACAGGCCGAAGAAAAGAAGTATCGATAACGATGTACGTCATCGCATTTTTCTTCTTGCTTTATTTTATTTTGGGATCGATTTAAGATGGAATTGTGGAAAAAGTGGAGATACGATATGTAGGATTTAAATACATCGCTAAGTAGGCAATAGGCCTTGAGCGGTGTATTTTTTTATGTTCTGAATCAACAGGGAGCTATTGCTTAAGCTAGAGTCGTATCGGCGTCTCAACAGCGCTATAATATGGATATAAGATGTAATACGAAAAACGTTACGAGGAGGCTTAGCCGATGAGTGGACTGTTGGAGCGTCTTCGCAAGGGTTATGGTAAAAAGCTCGTTTCGCTGCATGCTTGGAACGGCTGGATTGTCGTTATTTTGGCACTAACAGGGCTTATACTGGTGGGCGGCTTCTGGCGCGGCGTTCTTGGGGAGGTTCGCGTTTGGATAAAGTGGGCACATGTCGTTGTCGGTATAGCATCCATCCTGCCTGTTGTCTATTATCTGGCGCTGGCGGGCAAGCATTGGAAGCAGCTGAAGCAAAAACCATGGCAAAGATTTAATGTACTTGTCGTGTTAGGCTTATTGCTGGGCTGGTTCGGATCGGGCGTGCTGCTATGGCAGTTTAGAGCCGTCGGGCCAAGCGTGTCTAATGTGGCATTAGTCATTCATGATCTCCTTACATGGGTTGGTCTTCCTTATATCATTTATCATTCCATCACGCGGGTCAAATGGCTGAAAGAGCCGAATCGCCGTACCGTCAAAAACGAGCAGAAGGAAGAGGGCGTCATCCATCCAGCGGGAGCGCCTCAGCCGGTGTATACGCGCAAAGCGTTCATTCGCGGTGCAATTGGCATAGGTTTGGCTGTTACGATCGGGCCTTCTTTTCTGAAATGGCTCGGGAACTCGCTTGGAAGTGTAGGGGGAAGCCAGAGCATCGATAAGCTGATCGAAAATGATGCAAATATGCTTCTGCCAGCCCCGCAGCCGCTGCCTGCTTCAGCCCCGCCAACGGGTGGAGGAGCTGTTGGACAGTTCCGTGTATACACGGTAACGCCGATTCCCTCTTATACAAATGCGGATTGGAACTTTACGATAGACGGGTTAGTCGATAAGACATTTAAGTGGGATTGGAAACAGTTTGTGGCGCTGAAGCGAACGGTGCAGGTCAGTGATTTTCACTGTGTGACCGGTTGGTCCGTTTACAAAAACACGTGGGAGGGTATTCCACTTAAAGAATTGCTGAAAATGGCGGGTGTGCAGTCCGGTGCGGAGACGGTGAAGCTTTACTCGGGTGATGGCGTATATACAGATACCCTTACACTTGAGCAGGCCGACATGGATGATGTAATGGTGGCGGTCATGCATGATGGGAAGCCGATCCCGAGTGATCTCGGCGGACCGGTTCGTCTCATTGTGCCGAAAATGTATGCCTATAAGTCCGTAAAATGGTTAAACCGAATTGAGCTGATTAAAGGCGAGCATGTGGGGTACTGGGAAGCTCGTGGATATGCGAACGATGCGTGGGTGTAGTTTTTTTGTACTATTTTACAGGTAATCCAACCTCTATAATGCACGTTGGTGATATGATCAGGGTAGATAGATATGGTATAAACGGAGTGAATAGCTGCTATAGAATGAAATATGGTGACGGGGAAGGTGCTGTTATTGAGTAATGGGAGTATTTTGCATCAGACATTTACGTTGGAGCTGGACCCGGGAGTGTATGTAAGAGGCGATATAAGAGTGAAGGAAGATGGGGGACGCAAACCGGTCCTCCTCTTTGTGCATGGTTTTAAAGGGTTCAAGGATTGGGCGTTCTTCCCTTATGCAGCCGAGCAATTCGCGGGTCAGGACTTTGCGGTAATTACGTTCAACTTTTCGTTTAACGGCGTTAATGAACATGATTTTGACGAGCTGGATAAGTTCGGGATGAACACCTACACGCAGGAGCAAAAGGATTTGTCAGCTGTGCTTGCAGCATTGCTCGAGGGCAAACTTCCGCTTGATGAACAGATGGATAAGCAGCAAATTTTCATAGTAGGGCATAGCCGCGGCGGAGGGAATAGCGTAATATTCGCAGCCGAGCATCCTGAAATTCGCGGCGTAGTAACATGGAACGGAATAGCGAAGGCAAATCTGTTTGGAGAAGATTTCCGCGAGCAGGTATTGCGGGATGGGGTAGGCTATGTGACGAATGCAAGGACAAAGCAGGAAATGCCGATTAACGCTGCGTTTTTTGAGGATTTGGATCGGAATCGAATGCGCTTCGCTATCACAGCTAAAGCGGCGTCACTTCGAACGCCTGTGTTATTCATTCAAGGAACGGGGGATGCTGGGCGATTGCTTACAGGATACTATCTGCTCCAAGCTGCTGCTCCGCAGCATCGTTTTTCACCGCTGGAAGGAGCGAACCATACTTTTGGAGCGGTGCATCCTTTTGCAGGGACGACGGATGATTTGGAGAAGGCGATTGAAATAACGGGAGCGTTTTTTGCTTTGTTGCTGCAGCGACCGTCGGAGTGATAGTGCGGAGTGTCTTGATGAAGAGAGCGATAGATGATCATCAAGAAATGATTGATATGCGAGCGGCAGCACTATTTTAGAAATAG from Paenibacillus sp. FSL K6-3182 carries:
- a CDS encoding molybdopterin-dependent oxidoreductase, with translation MSGLLERLRKGYGKKLVSLHAWNGWIVVILALTGLILVGGFWRGVLGEVRVWIKWAHVVVGIASILPVVYYLALAGKHWKQLKQKPWQRFNVLVVLGLLLGWFGSGVLLWQFRAVGPSVSNVALVIHDLLTWVGLPYIIYHSITRVKWLKEPNRRTVKNEQKEEGVIHPAGAPQPVYTRKAFIRGAIGIGLAVTIGPSFLKWLGNSLGSVGGSQSIDKLIENDANMLLPAPQPLPASAPPTGGGAVGQFRVYTVTPIPSYTNADWNFTIDGLVDKTFKWDWKQFVALKRTVQVSDFHCVTGWSVYKNTWEGIPLKELLKMAGVQSGAETVKLYSGDGVYTDTLTLEQADMDDVMVAVMHDGKPIPSDLGGPVRLIVPKMYAYKSVKWLNRIELIKGEHVGYWEARGYANDAWV
- a CDS encoding NCS2 family permease codes for the protein MGSRLQKMFHIEKENTTVRTELVAGTTSFMTVAYIIAVNGAILQLAGMPYEAATIVTVICSFIGCMLMALWAKSPLILVPGMGDNAFFVFTLVFSLGLTWQQALAAVFLAGIVFMLTAVTKGADYLSRSIPTSMINAMTAGIGLFIAFLGLKNGGIIVASEGTFVTLAKLSDPYALTTILTLLIAIPLFMRNVKGSFLIAIIAGTGIGALLGIVDFSTLRDFSISFNGYGELFFALDFSGIGTLNFWTAVFSLSMVIIFQNMGAQLGMLPDKAKFRRSFQANSVSVISAGLLGCSPMTTAAESATGIASGGRTGLTSFTTGILFIPALFMIPLFKIIPNSAIAPVLIIVGCLMFQSIKEIPFNDFTEAFPAYLMMAIMPLSFSIANGIAFGFIAYPILKLVTGRRKEVSITMYVIAFFFLLYFILGSI
- a CDS encoding alpha/beta fold hydrolase; its protein translation is MVTGKVLLLSNGSILHQTFTLELDPGVYVRGDIRVKEDGGRKPVLLFVHGFKGFKDWAFFPYAAEQFAGQDFAVITFNFSFNGVNEHDFDELDKFGMNTYTQEQKDLSAVLAALLEGKLPLDEQMDKQQIFIVGHSRGGGNSVIFAAEHPEIRGVVTWNGIAKANLFGEDFREQVLRDGVGYVTNARTKQEMPINAAFFEDLDRNRMRFAITAKAASLRTPVLFIQGTGDAGRLLTGYYLLQAAAPQHRFSPLEGANHTFGAVHPFAGTTDDLEKAIEITGAFFALLLQRPSE
- a CDS encoding ABC transporter permease; the protein is MEVIGNLLNGTLVFSTALIFAALGGLISERSGVINIGLEGFMVSGAFFSAITTHYAEIAGFGGFSPWLGLLGAFLFTIIFSSIHAVASITFKANQVVSGVVINILAASSTFFFVKLLFDGSAETPLLTTVFHKVTIPYLSDIPFIGNVFFNAYPTTYIAIALVIALFSYLFKTSGGLRLRSVGEHPSAADTVGIKVNRTRYIAVILSGSLAALGGATIVLTSNGNFAFNTISGQGYIALAAVIFGKWNPIGVMLASLFFGLAQAAKDQLQIFDFAASIPNEFFYMFPYVLTLLVLIGAVGKARSPKALGEPYDVGKR